Proteins from one Bombus affinis isolate iyBomAffi1 chromosome 1, iyBomAffi1.2, whole genome shotgun sequence genomic window:
- the LOC126916941 gene encoding lethal(2) giant larvae protein homolog 1 isoform X4 produces the protein MLKFIKGQQPTDRNCKRKKLQKDLFAFRKTVQHGFPNKPTALAWDPSLRLMIIGTASGAIKVFGRPGVEFYGQHTIESGENAVTKIVALPNEGRVVSLCDDNSLHLWEINESSVVETKSLSLEGKLKKISAMCLESSGEHLLLGTEGGNIYLLNLKTFVMPDNIIYQDVVMQNVPDDYKKNPGAVEAIAEQPGHPDNILIGYNRGLMVLWNKATPGAQQTFVSTQQLESVHWVSETRFVSSHNDGSYAFWSPGSDSMLESSTPYGPFPCKAVTKILVYPTAELGELVLFSGGMQRASYGDRHTITVMAKGKHVVFDFTSKVIDFFTVFPKQEDGKDASDNPEALIVLAEEEIVAIDLNNPEWKMMALPYLVSLHASAVTCSQHVPNVPEELWENIIAAGKAQTEHLYSDKPWPIDGGIILNQKSENDKLKSRELLLTGHEDGTVRFWNASDVALTPLYKYNSSILFTGEHLDVLEQPPEDDEDEWPPFRKVGTFDPYSDDPRLAVKKVLLCPLSSTLVVAGTAGHIITTTISSEPVNKEIKAITMNIVNDRDGFVWKGHDRLPARTTSISFAVGFQPQSLLQLYPPAAVTALAMHSEWGLLAAGTAHGLAVFDYTRAKAVNVKCTLNPNDLSGAGDTPISRRKSFKKSLRESFRRLRKGRSQRRTNATSPTRNTTSEKKKETSSVASSPSGDLSPVELKPVERQVEARPVDDALGSMVRCLYFARSYIISMQNTTPTLWAGTNNGTVYVFTLAIPAGVRRTEEDVNCTLGKEIQLKHRAPVIAITILDGSSVPLPEPFEAEKGVSPGPDMASPHRVVIASEEQFKIFNLPSLKPYCKYKLTANEGSRVRKTGFAKFTCPIEPAGTHEETCLLCLSNLGDCLVLSVPELRRQLNAAVIKKEDINGISSLTFTKAGEALYLYSSSELQRISLSASKVTKAHCALNLPPNARSFPETNNEEAQEQGVVEGTAETEGDTTQGSQPDVQRMIIENGVVGSTGGEESPKESSLQPAASTNDVNGEDDRQDLSSIGDITIDSVKDHLLNSSLFRNATSSEELHSRLAGLKMEVTSRTSEISTQNQSLVVKTTTVVSQTTNNTTANGEIETSQTNETQQMNSTTVEREIRSGTETTTTHATITLPPNVEISAADLANLEITTTTVTTEKSKAPLARPEEVGS, from the exons ATGTTGAAGTTTATCAAAGGCCAACAACCTACCGACAGAAACTGCAAGAGAAAGAAACTGCAAAAGGATCTTTTTGCGTTTCGAAAG ACGGTGCAGCATGGGTTCCCAAACAAACCCACAGCCCTCGCATGGGATCCGAGTTTGCGGCTGATGATCATTGGCACGGCATCCGGCGCCATCAAGGT ATTCGGTAGGCCAGGTGTGGAATTCTATGGACAACACACCATCGAAAGTGGAGAGAATGCTGTCACAAAGATTGTTGCTCTGCCCAATGAG GGTCGCGTGGTTTCTCTCTGCGACGACAACTCTCTTCATTTATGGGAGATCAACGAAAGTTCGGTCGTGGAGACCAAGTCGCTATCGTTAGAGGGCAAATTGAAGAAAATCTCGGCGATGTGTCTCGAATCGAGCGGCGAACATCTTCTTCTTGGAACGGAGGGCGGGAACATCTATCTTCTCAACTTGAAAACATTCGTAATGCCTGACAATATCATTTACCAGGATGTCGTGATGCAAAA CGTGCCAGACGATTACAAGAAGAATCCAGGAGCGGTCGAGGCGATAGCGGAACAACCAGGTCACCCAGACAATATTCTGATAGGTTACAATCGTGGTTTAATGGTTTTGTGGAACAAAGCGACTCCAGGAGCCCAACAG ACATTCGTCTCCACGCAACAGCTGGAATCTGTCCACTGGGTCTCCGAGACCCGTTTTGTTTCCTCCCACAACGATGGATCCTATGCATTTTGGAGTCCAGGCAGCGACAGCATGTTGGAATCGAGTACACCCTATGGACCATTTCCCTGTAAAGCTGTCACTAAAATTCTCGTCTATCCGACCGCAGA ACTCGGAGAACTCGTTTTATTTTCGGGTGGAATGCAACGTGCAAGTTACGGCGATCGTCACACCATTACCGTTATGGCGAAGGGGAAGCATGTTGTTTTTGACTTCACGTCAAAGGTGATCGACTTCTTCACTGTGTTTCCTAAACAAGAGGACGGAAAAGATGCATCTGATAATCCAGAAGCGCTTATAGTATTGGCCGAAGAAGAGATAGTAGCCATTGATTTGAATAATCCTGAATGGAAGATGATGGCATTACCGTATTTAGTATCTCTCCACGCAAGTGCG GTTACCTGTTCGCAACACGTCCCAAATGTTCCTGAGGAATTATGGGAGAACATTATCGCAGCTGGGAAAGCGCAAACGGAACATCTATACTCGGATAAACCATGGCCTATAGATGGTGGAATTATTCTGAATCAGAAATCGgaaaatgataaattaaaaagcagagAATTATTACTTACCGGCCACGAGGATGGAACCGTGAGATTTTGGAATGCGTCTGACGTTGCTTTAACACCTCTCTACAAGTACAATTCATCCATTCTGTTTACTGGTGAACATCTGGATGTTCTTGAACAACCACCGGAGGATGACGAGGACGAGTGGCCACCATTTAGAAAAGTTGGAACCTTTGATCCGTACTCCGATGATCCCAGACTTGCTGTGAAAAAAGTTTTGCTTTGTCCGCTGTCATCGACATTAGTGGTTGCTGGCACGGCTGGCCACATAATTACAACCACCATATCATCCGAACCTGTAAACAAGGAAATCAAAGCCATCACGATGAACATCGTAAACGATCGCGATGGATTTGTTTGGAAAGGCCATGATCGTCTTCCGGCGAGGACAACTAGTATATCTTTCGCAGTCGGTTTTCAACCACAAAGTCTTCTTCAATTATACCCGCCAGCTGCGGTTACAGCATTGGCTATGCATAGCGAGTGGGGATTACTTGCTGCAGGCACGGCTCATGGTTTAGCTGTTTTCGATTATACAAGAGCAAAAGCCGTCAACGTGAAGTGTACACTTAATCCAAATg ATCTTTCCGGAGCAGGCGATACACCGATTTCTAGAAGAAAGTCGTTTAAGAAATCATTGAGGGAATCTTTTAGGAGATTACGAAAAGGAAGATCACAGCGTCGAACAAATGCCACTAGTCCAACTAGGAATACAACatcagaaaagaagaaagaaac GTCCAGTGTTGCTTCTTCTCCGAGTGGTGACCTTTCGCCGGTGGAATTGAAGCCTGTGGAGAGACAAGTGGAAGCAAGACCTGTAGATGATGCACTGGGGTCAATGGTTCGATGTTTATATTTTGCTAGAAGTTACATTATAAGCA tgCAAAACACGACTCCTACGCTTTGGGCGGGTACCAATAACGGTACAGTTTATGTTTTCACATTAGCAATTCCTGCTGGTGTTAGAAGAACGGAAGAGGATGTAAATTGTACATTAGGCAAAGAGATTCAGTTAAAACACAGAGCACCTGTAATTGCAATTACAATTCTCGATGGGTCTAGCGTACCGTTGCCAGAACCATTCGAAGCTGAGAAAGGCGTAAGTCCTGGTCCCGATATGGCTTCTCCACACAGAGTTGTAATCGCTAGCGAAGAACAATTCAAAATCTTCAATCTTCCATCCTTGAAACCATATTGTAAATACAAACTTACTGCAAACGAGGGTTCACGAGTTAGAAAAACGGGTTTTGCAAAATTCACATGCCCAATCGAACCTGCAGGAACTCACGAAGAAACCTGTTTATTATGTTTGAGTAATCTTGGTGATTGTTTAGTGCTCAGTGTTCCCGAATTAAGAAGACAGCTTAATGCCGCTGTTATTAAGAAGGAAGACATTAA TGGAATTTCTTCATTGACGTTCACAAAAGCTGGCGAAGCGCTATATTTGTATTCAAGTTCGGAACTACAGCGAATTTCATTGTCTGCTAGTAAAGTGACAAAAGCACACTGTGCGTTAAATTTACCACCGAATGCTAGATCATTTCCGGAAACTAACAACGAAGAAGCCCAAGAACAAGGTGTGGTCGAAGGTACAGCAGAAACGGAAGGTGATACAACGCAGGGAAGTCAACCAGATGTACAAAGGATGATTATAGAGAATGGTGTGGTGGGTTCTA CCGGTGGTGAAGAATCTCCGAAAGAATCGTCTTTGCAACCCGCAGCAAGTACCAATGATGTGAACGGAGAGGACGATCGTCAAGACTTAAGTTCTATTGGAGATATAACGATCGATAGCGTGAAAGACCATTTACT TAACAGTTCACTTTTCAGAAATGCAACGTCTTCCGAAGAACTTCATAGTCGTCTTGCAGGACTTAAAATGGAAGTGACTTCGCGAACTTCAGAAATTTCCACTCAAAATCAATCCCTAGTTGTAAAAACAACAACCGTTGTTTCGCAAACAACCAACAATACTACCGCTAATGGAGAGATCGAAACAAGTCAGACAAATGAAACACAACAAATGAATA GCACTACGGTAGAAAGAGAGATACGCAGCGGTACTGAGACTACAACGACACACGCTACCATCACTCTACCTCCAAACGTCGAG aTTAGTGCAGCTGACTTGGCAAACTTGGAGATAACAACAACTACAGTGACTACCGAAAAGTCGAAAGCTCCATTGGCAAGGCCTGAAGAAGTCGGTTCTTAG
- the LOC126916941 gene encoding lethal(2) giant larvae protein homolog 1 isoform X1 → MLKFIKGQQPTDRNCKRKKLQKDLFAFRKTVQHGFPNKPTALAWDPSLRLMIIGTASGAIKVFGRPGVEFYGQHTIESGENAVTKIVALPNEGRVVSLCDDNSLHLWEINESSVVETKSLSLEGKLKKISAMCLESSGEHLLLGTEGGNIYLLNLKTFVMPDNIIYQDVVMQNVPDDYKKNPGAVEAIAEQPGHPDNILIGYNRGLMVLWNKATPGAQQLMGLFSRAQTFVSTQQLESVHWVSETRFVSSHNDGSYAFWSPGSDSMLESSTPYGPFPCKAVTKILVYPTAELGELVLFSGGMQRASYGDRHTITVMAKGKHVVFDFTSKVIDFFTVFPKQEDGKDASDNPEALIVLAEEEIVAIDLNNPEWKMMALPYLVSLHASAVTCSQHVPNVPEELWENIIAAGKAQTEHLYSDKPWPIDGGIILNQKSENDKLKSRELLLTGHEDGTVRFWNASDVALTPLYKYNSSILFTGEHLDVLEQPPEDDEDEWPPFRKVGTFDPYSDDPRLAVKKVLLCPLSSTLVVAGTAGHIITTTISSEPVNKEIKAITMNIVNDRDGFVWKGHDRLPARTTSISFAVGFQPQSLLQLYPPAAVTALAMHSEWGLLAAGTAHGLAVFDYTRAKAVNVKCTLNPNDLSGAGDTPISRRKSFKKSLRESFRRLRKGRSQRRTNATSPTRNTTSEKKKETSSVASSPSGDLSPVELKPVERQVEARPVDDALGSMVRCLYFARSYIISMQNTTPTLWAGTNNGTVYVFTLAIPAGVRRTEEDVNCTLGKEIQLKHRAPVIAITILDGSSVPLPEPFEAEKGVSPGPDMASPHRVVIASEEQFKIFNLPSLKPYCKYKLTANEGSRVRKTGFAKFTCPIEPAGTHEETCLLCLSNLGDCLVLSVPELRRQLNAAVIKKEDINGISSLTFTKAGEALYLYSSSELQRISLSASKVTKAHCALNLPPNARSFPETNNEEAQEQGVVEGTAETEGDTTQGSQPDVQRMIIENGVVGSTGGEESPKESSLQPAASTNDVNGEDDRQDLSSIGDITIDSVKDHLLNSSLFRNATSSEELHSRLAGLKMEVTSRTSEISTQNQSLVVKTTTVVSQTTNNTTANGEIETSQTNETQQMNSTTVEREIRSGTETTTTHATITLPPNVEISAADLANLEITTTTVTTEKSKAPLARPEEVGS, encoded by the exons ATGTTGAAGTTTATCAAAGGCCAACAACCTACCGACAGAAACTGCAAGAGAAAGAAACTGCAAAAGGATCTTTTTGCGTTTCGAAAG ACGGTGCAGCATGGGTTCCCAAACAAACCCACAGCCCTCGCATGGGATCCGAGTTTGCGGCTGATGATCATTGGCACGGCATCCGGCGCCATCAAGGT ATTCGGTAGGCCAGGTGTGGAATTCTATGGACAACACACCATCGAAAGTGGAGAGAATGCTGTCACAAAGATTGTTGCTCTGCCCAATGAG GGTCGCGTGGTTTCTCTCTGCGACGACAACTCTCTTCATTTATGGGAGATCAACGAAAGTTCGGTCGTGGAGACCAAGTCGCTATCGTTAGAGGGCAAATTGAAGAAAATCTCGGCGATGTGTCTCGAATCGAGCGGCGAACATCTTCTTCTTGGAACGGAGGGCGGGAACATCTATCTTCTCAACTTGAAAACATTCGTAATGCCTGACAATATCATTTACCAGGATGTCGTGATGCAAAA CGTGCCAGACGATTACAAGAAGAATCCAGGAGCGGTCGAGGCGATAGCGGAACAACCAGGTCACCCAGACAATATTCTGATAGGTTACAATCGTGGTTTAATGGTTTTGTGGAACAAAGCGACTCCAGGAGCCCAACAG CTGATGGGTTTGTTTTCGCGTGCGCAGACATTCGTCTCCACGCAACAGCTGGAATCTGTCCACTGGGTCTCCGAGACCCGTTTTGTTTCCTCCCACAACGATGGATCCTATGCATTTTGGAGTCCAGGCAGCGACAGCATGTTGGAATCGAGTACACCCTATGGACCATTTCCCTGTAAAGCTGTCACTAAAATTCTCGTCTATCCGACCGCAGA ACTCGGAGAACTCGTTTTATTTTCGGGTGGAATGCAACGTGCAAGTTACGGCGATCGTCACACCATTACCGTTATGGCGAAGGGGAAGCATGTTGTTTTTGACTTCACGTCAAAGGTGATCGACTTCTTCACTGTGTTTCCTAAACAAGAGGACGGAAAAGATGCATCTGATAATCCAGAAGCGCTTATAGTATTGGCCGAAGAAGAGATAGTAGCCATTGATTTGAATAATCCTGAATGGAAGATGATGGCATTACCGTATTTAGTATCTCTCCACGCAAGTGCG GTTACCTGTTCGCAACACGTCCCAAATGTTCCTGAGGAATTATGGGAGAACATTATCGCAGCTGGGAAAGCGCAAACGGAACATCTATACTCGGATAAACCATGGCCTATAGATGGTGGAATTATTCTGAATCAGAAATCGgaaaatgataaattaaaaagcagagAATTATTACTTACCGGCCACGAGGATGGAACCGTGAGATTTTGGAATGCGTCTGACGTTGCTTTAACACCTCTCTACAAGTACAATTCATCCATTCTGTTTACTGGTGAACATCTGGATGTTCTTGAACAACCACCGGAGGATGACGAGGACGAGTGGCCACCATTTAGAAAAGTTGGAACCTTTGATCCGTACTCCGATGATCCCAGACTTGCTGTGAAAAAAGTTTTGCTTTGTCCGCTGTCATCGACATTAGTGGTTGCTGGCACGGCTGGCCACATAATTACAACCACCATATCATCCGAACCTGTAAACAAGGAAATCAAAGCCATCACGATGAACATCGTAAACGATCGCGATGGATTTGTTTGGAAAGGCCATGATCGTCTTCCGGCGAGGACAACTAGTATATCTTTCGCAGTCGGTTTTCAACCACAAAGTCTTCTTCAATTATACCCGCCAGCTGCGGTTACAGCATTGGCTATGCATAGCGAGTGGGGATTACTTGCTGCAGGCACGGCTCATGGTTTAGCTGTTTTCGATTATACAAGAGCAAAAGCCGTCAACGTGAAGTGTACACTTAATCCAAATg ATCTTTCCGGAGCAGGCGATACACCGATTTCTAGAAGAAAGTCGTTTAAGAAATCATTGAGGGAATCTTTTAGGAGATTACGAAAAGGAAGATCACAGCGTCGAACAAATGCCACTAGTCCAACTAGGAATACAACatcagaaaagaagaaagaaac GTCCAGTGTTGCTTCTTCTCCGAGTGGTGACCTTTCGCCGGTGGAATTGAAGCCTGTGGAGAGACAAGTGGAAGCAAGACCTGTAGATGATGCACTGGGGTCAATGGTTCGATGTTTATATTTTGCTAGAAGTTACATTATAAGCA tgCAAAACACGACTCCTACGCTTTGGGCGGGTACCAATAACGGTACAGTTTATGTTTTCACATTAGCAATTCCTGCTGGTGTTAGAAGAACGGAAGAGGATGTAAATTGTACATTAGGCAAAGAGATTCAGTTAAAACACAGAGCACCTGTAATTGCAATTACAATTCTCGATGGGTCTAGCGTACCGTTGCCAGAACCATTCGAAGCTGAGAAAGGCGTAAGTCCTGGTCCCGATATGGCTTCTCCACACAGAGTTGTAATCGCTAGCGAAGAACAATTCAAAATCTTCAATCTTCCATCCTTGAAACCATATTGTAAATACAAACTTACTGCAAACGAGGGTTCACGAGTTAGAAAAACGGGTTTTGCAAAATTCACATGCCCAATCGAACCTGCAGGAACTCACGAAGAAACCTGTTTATTATGTTTGAGTAATCTTGGTGATTGTTTAGTGCTCAGTGTTCCCGAATTAAGAAGACAGCTTAATGCCGCTGTTATTAAGAAGGAAGACATTAA TGGAATTTCTTCATTGACGTTCACAAAAGCTGGCGAAGCGCTATATTTGTATTCAAGTTCGGAACTACAGCGAATTTCATTGTCTGCTAGTAAAGTGACAAAAGCACACTGTGCGTTAAATTTACCACCGAATGCTAGATCATTTCCGGAAACTAACAACGAAGAAGCCCAAGAACAAGGTGTGGTCGAAGGTACAGCAGAAACGGAAGGTGATACAACGCAGGGAAGTCAACCAGATGTACAAAGGATGATTATAGAGAATGGTGTGGTGGGTTCTA CCGGTGGTGAAGAATCTCCGAAAGAATCGTCTTTGCAACCCGCAGCAAGTACCAATGATGTGAACGGAGAGGACGATCGTCAAGACTTAAGTTCTATTGGAGATATAACGATCGATAGCGTGAAAGACCATTTACT TAACAGTTCACTTTTCAGAAATGCAACGTCTTCCGAAGAACTTCATAGTCGTCTTGCAGGACTTAAAATGGAAGTGACTTCGCGAACTTCAGAAATTTCCACTCAAAATCAATCCCTAGTTGTAAAAACAACAACCGTTGTTTCGCAAACAACCAACAATACTACCGCTAATGGAGAGATCGAAACAAGTCAGACAAATGAAACACAACAAATGAATA GCACTACGGTAGAAAGAGAGATACGCAGCGGTACTGAGACTACAACGACACACGCTACCATCACTCTACCTCCAAACGTCGAG aTTAGTGCAGCTGACTTGGCAAACTTGGAGATAACAACAACTACAGTGACTACCGAAAAGTCGAAAGCTCCATTGGCAAGGCCTGAAGAAGTCGGTTCTTAG
- the LOC126916941 gene encoding lethal(2) giant larvae protein homolog 1 isoform X7: protein MLKFIKGQQPTDRNCKRKKLQKDLFAFRKTVQHGFPNKPTALAWDPSLRLMIIGTASGAIKVFGRPGVEFYGQHTIESGENAVTKIVALPNEGRVVSLCDDNSLHLWEINESSVVETKSLSLEGKLKKISAMCLESSGEHLLLGTEGGNIYLLNLKTFVMPDNIIYQDVVMQNVPDDYKKNPGAVEAIAEQPGHPDNILIGYNRGLMVLWNKATPGAQQLMGLFSRAQTFVSTQQLESVHWVSETRFVSSHNDGSYAFWSPGSDSMLESSTPYGPFPCKAVTKILVYPTAELGELVLFSGGMQRASYGDRHTITVMAKGKHVVFDFTSKVIDFFTVFPKQEDGKDASDNPEALIVLAEEEIVAIDLNNPEWKMMALPYLVSLHASAVTCSQHVPNVPEELWENIIAAGKAQTEHLYSDKPWPIDGGIILNQKSENDKLKSRELLLTGHEDGTVRFWNASDVALTPLYKYNSSILFTGEHLDVLEQPPEDDEDEWPPFRKVGTFDPYSDDPRLAVKKVLLCPLSSTLVVAGTAGHIITTTISSEPVNKEIKAITMNIVNDRDGFVWKGHDRLPARTTSISFAVGFQPQSLLQLYPPAAVTALAMHSEWGLLAAGTAHGLAVFDYTRAKAVNVKCTLNPNDLSGAGDTPISRRKSFKKSLRESFRRLRKGRSQRRTNATSPTRNTTSEKKKETSSVASSPSGDLSPVELKPVERQVEARPVDDALGSMVRCLYFARSYIISMQNTTPTLWAGTNNGTVYVFTLAIPAGVRRTEEDVNCTLGKEIQLKHRAPVIAITILDGSSVPLPEPFEAEKGVSPGPDMASPHRVVIASEEQFKIFNLPSLKPYCKYKLTANEGSRVRKTGFAKFTCPIEPAGTHEETCLLCLSNLGDCLVLSVPELRRQLNAAVIKKEDINGISSLTFTKAGEALYLYSSSELQRISLSASKVTKAHCALNLPPNARSFPETNNEEAQEQGVVEGTAETEGDTTQGSQPDVQRMIIENGVVGSITVHFSEMQRLPKNFIVVLQDLKWK from the exons ATGTTGAAGTTTATCAAAGGCCAACAACCTACCGACAGAAACTGCAAGAGAAAGAAACTGCAAAAGGATCTTTTTGCGTTTCGAAAG ACGGTGCAGCATGGGTTCCCAAACAAACCCACAGCCCTCGCATGGGATCCGAGTTTGCGGCTGATGATCATTGGCACGGCATCCGGCGCCATCAAGGT ATTCGGTAGGCCAGGTGTGGAATTCTATGGACAACACACCATCGAAAGTGGAGAGAATGCTGTCACAAAGATTGTTGCTCTGCCCAATGAG GGTCGCGTGGTTTCTCTCTGCGACGACAACTCTCTTCATTTATGGGAGATCAACGAAAGTTCGGTCGTGGAGACCAAGTCGCTATCGTTAGAGGGCAAATTGAAGAAAATCTCGGCGATGTGTCTCGAATCGAGCGGCGAACATCTTCTTCTTGGAACGGAGGGCGGGAACATCTATCTTCTCAACTTGAAAACATTCGTAATGCCTGACAATATCATTTACCAGGATGTCGTGATGCAAAA CGTGCCAGACGATTACAAGAAGAATCCAGGAGCGGTCGAGGCGATAGCGGAACAACCAGGTCACCCAGACAATATTCTGATAGGTTACAATCGTGGTTTAATGGTTTTGTGGAACAAAGCGACTCCAGGAGCCCAACAG CTGATGGGTTTGTTTTCGCGTGCGCAGACATTCGTCTCCACGCAACAGCTGGAATCTGTCCACTGGGTCTCCGAGACCCGTTTTGTTTCCTCCCACAACGATGGATCCTATGCATTTTGGAGTCCAGGCAGCGACAGCATGTTGGAATCGAGTACACCCTATGGACCATTTCCCTGTAAAGCTGTCACTAAAATTCTCGTCTATCCGACCGCAGA ACTCGGAGAACTCGTTTTATTTTCGGGTGGAATGCAACGTGCAAGTTACGGCGATCGTCACACCATTACCGTTATGGCGAAGGGGAAGCATGTTGTTTTTGACTTCACGTCAAAGGTGATCGACTTCTTCACTGTGTTTCCTAAACAAGAGGACGGAAAAGATGCATCTGATAATCCAGAAGCGCTTATAGTATTGGCCGAAGAAGAGATAGTAGCCATTGATTTGAATAATCCTGAATGGAAGATGATGGCATTACCGTATTTAGTATCTCTCCACGCAAGTGCG GTTACCTGTTCGCAACACGTCCCAAATGTTCCTGAGGAATTATGGGAGAACATTATCGCAGCTGGGAAAGCGCAAACGGAACATCTATACTCGGATAAACCATGGCCTATAGATGGTGGAATTATTCTGAATCAGAAATCGgaaaatgataaattaaaaagcagagAATTATTACTTACCGGCCACGAGGATGGAACCGTGAGATTTTGGAATGCGTCTGACGTTGCTTTAACACCTCTCTACAAGTACAATTCATCCATTCTGTTTACTGGTGAACATCTGGATGTTCTTGAACAACCACCGGAGGATGACGAGGACGAGTGGCCACCATTTAGAAAAGTTGGAACCTTTGATCCGTACTCCGATGATCCCAGACTTGCTGTGAAAAAAGTTTTGCTTTGTCCGCTGTCATCGACATTAGTGGTTGCTGGCACGGCTGGCCACATAATTACAACCACCATATCATCCGAACCTGTAAACAAGGAAATCAAAGCCATCACGATGAACATCGTAAACGATCGCGATGGATTTGTTTGGAAAGGCCATGATCGTCTTCCGGCGAGGACAACTAGTATATCTTTCGCAGTCGGTTTTCAACCACAAAGTCTTCTTCAATTATACCCGCCAGCTGCGGTTACAGCATTGGCTATGCATAGCGAGTGGGGATTACTTGCTGCAGGCACGGCTCATGGTTTAGCTGTTTTCGATTATACAAGAGCAAAAGCCGTCAACGTGAAGTGTACACTTAATCCAAATg ATCTTTCCGGAGCAGGCGATACACCGATTTCTAGAAGAAAGTCGTTTAAGAAATCATTGAGGGAATCTTTTAGGAGATTACGAAAAGGAAGATCACAGCGTCGAACAAATGCCACTAGTCCAACTAGGAATACAACatcagaaaagaagaaagaaac GTCCAGTGTTGCTTCTTCTCCGAGTGGTGACCTTTCGCCGGTGGAATTGAAGCCTGTGGAGAGACAAGTGGAAGCAAGACCTGTAGATGATGCACTGGGGTCAATGGTTCGATGTTTATATTTTGCTAGAAGTTACATTATAAGCA tgCAAAACACGACTCCTACGCTTTGGGCGGGTACCAATAACGGTACAGTTTATGTTTTCACATTAGCAATTCCTGCTGGTGTTAGAAGAACGGAAGAGGATGTAAATTGTACATTAGGCAAAGAGATTCAGTTAAAACACAGAGCACCTGTAATTGCAATTACAATTCTCGATGGGTCTAGCGTACCGTTGCCAGAACCATTCGAAGCTGAGAAAGGCGTAAGTCCTGGTCCCGATATGGCTTCTCCACACAGAGTTGTAATCGCTAGCGAAGAACAATTCAAAATCTTCAATCTTCCATCCTTGAAACCATATTGTAAATACAAACTTACTGCAAACGAGGGTTCACGAGTTAGAAAAACGGGTTTTGCAAAATTCACATGCCCAATCGAACCTGCAGGAACTCACGAAGAAACCTGTTTATTATGTTTGAGTAATCTTGGTGATTGTTTAGTGCTCAGTGTTCCCGAATTAAGAAGACAGCTTAATGCCGCTGTTATTAAGAAGGAAGACATTAA TGGAATTTCTTCATTGACGTTCACAAAAGCTGGCGAAGCGCTATATTTGTATTCAAGTTCGGAACTACAGCGAATTTCATTGTCTGCTAGTAAAGTGACAAAAGCACACTGTGCGTTAAATTTACCACCGAATGCTAGATCATTTCCGGAAACTAACAACGAAGAAGCCCAAGAACAAGGTGTGGTCGAAGGTACAGCAGAAACGGAAGGTGATACAACGCAGGGAAGTCAACCAGATGTACAAAGGATGATTATAGAGAATGGTGTGGTGGGTTCTA TAACAGTTCACTTTTCAGAAATGCAACGTCTTCCGAAGAACTTCATAGTCGTCTTGCAGGACTTAAAATGGAAGTGA